AATGTCCTGATCTTTATCCCTAAAAAACATAAATGCAGATACCCCATTTATGATTATACCGATTCCTGCAATGACAGCAATCATTACACCGGGTAATGGTTGTGGGTTCTGAAACCTAAAAATAGCCTCATACCCAATGGCTCCAATGGAAATTAAAAGTACAACGCCATTGACTAAAGAGATTAAGATAGAGGCTTTTTTCCACCCATAGGTATAGATTTCTGTAGCTTTTGATTTGGATAATTTAAAAGCCAGCATGGCTAATGCCAAACCCGCCACATCTAAGAAATTATGGCCAGCATCTGAAAGTAAGGATAAGGAATTGATTTTTAATCCAATAACGATTTGAATCAAAACATAGGTAAGATTCAAAATAATGCCAACACCAAAAGCTTTATTCAAACTGGTGATTTTAGGCACATGACTGTAGCGATGCCCCTCATGGTTATGGTCTGAATGGTTGTGTTCCATAAATTTAGGATAAAGTCTATTTTTAAATGACGCTGACCATTAAAAACAAATTTAATCATTCATTCAGGTAATCAAATTAAACTTAAAACAAATCCTAATCCAGCTCCCCCAAGTATGACAAAGGCACTGTTAAGGTATTTAAACTTAATGCTAATCAGGAAGCCAACAACTGCAATAAATATAGTTCTCCAGTCCACTATGGATGCTTTCCCCATTTCGATACAGACAGTTATAATCAATGCAATTGAAACCATATTGATGGTATCTAAAAAGGCTGACATTATTTTAGATTCCCTAAGTTTAAGGATTAAGGGAGTTAAAAAAGCAACAAATAAAAAAGAAGGAAGAAAGATTCCTATGGTCGCAGCAACGGCTCCCATAAGTCCACCCAATTGCCAGCCTATAAAAGTAGCTGATGAAAATACAGGGCCAGGCGTAACCTGACCTACTGCAATGGCATCAATTAGTTCCTGCTTACTCAAAAGCCCAGTTTTCACCAATTCTGTATCCAAAAAAGCAAAAAGCACATAACCACTTCCATAAAGAATGGCCCCGATCTTCAGAAAGATCCAAAACACCTTCCAGTTAAAACCATTCGAAGAAGCCGCATAAGCTGGTAATATAATAAGTGGTAACAAGCTTTGCACTGTATTTTTACGATCTTTTATAACTTGTATTAAAAGACCTACTAGCCCACCTCCAAACAAGATGTAAATATCGTTAAATCCATAAATGGCCAGTATAACAGCAACTACACCTATCAGCCCCAGCTCAAATGACTTCAATGCCTTACGCACCAAAGAAATCATCATGGCGATCACAACGGAGATAATAGCAGGCTTAATCCCATATAAGAATGGTTCTACTTCTGGCAGTTTCCCATACTTCTGATAGGCAAAGGCAATTACTCCGCTTATGATTACTGCCGGAAGAATAAAACAGAGGCCTGCTATCACGAGCCCCTTCCATCCTGCTCTTTCCTGCCCAATGTGCATGGTCATTTCGGTGGAATTTGGCCCTGGAATTAAATTGGTCGCACCAATCAGATCTAAAAAATATTCGTGGGTAAGCCATTTCCGCTTTCTCACTACTTCCTCTTCCATCATGGCAATGTGGACTGCAGGGCCACCAAAACCAATACACCCTAATTTTAAAAATAAAACTGCTACTTCTTTAAGCCTTAATTTAGCACTTTCTTCTTGATTCATAATAGCGATTGCATGCTGTTAAAATGAAGGCGTAAATTGTCCTAGTTCATAAATACCTAAAGACTTTTCAATAACAGCTACTTTATCCCGATACTACCATCGCTGCCAGTTTTAAACCTGTTTCAATAAAATTACGCCGACTTTCTGGAAGGTCTTCATTTCTTGCATTTTTTATCATTCTTGCTTTTTAGCATAGTAAATTAGATGATCAATTGAATTTTTACCACCTCCATACTTCAAAAGAAATATTAATAGGATGGTCATTGCAAAATCTGTTCGATACTCATGGGCCATCGACCAAAAACCTTTATCTATAAGAATAGGATATTTTGTAGTGATGAAGGCTACGATCATAATAACTAGTAAGGGAATGGTAGCGACGCGGGTCAGCAAGCCCAGTAATAGTAACAACCCACACAGTATTTCAAAAACACCTGTGAAATGTGCCCAGAAAGCCGCATCATGAAATCCAATTTTTAGAAATCTTCCGGCACCTACTTCATCAGGCCGAATAAATTTTTGGATGCCCTCCGAAAGAAAGATAAGGCCAACAATAACCCTCGCATAAATTGTAGGGACAGGAGATACTTTAAATAAATTATTCATCTGACTTCAGATTGATCATTAAGCACTTACTATCAAACGATTATACTAACAATTTCATTTCTGATTTGTGTTTCTCAAAAACTGCATTAACATGAGCAACAACATAACTAACGATACCCGTCCTTTTTTAGGTTGCTATTGGATATTATAGTTTTATCCGAATTTATCTTAAGTGAGGCCAAACGTTTATTAATTTATACAGACAATACCATTTCGGAAATACATTGCGACACCCTAACCACCAGAAGTAAATGCTGCAGTTGTGGCGACCACTCCGAGAAATGTACCCCCAATAGAAAATATACTTTAAAATCACCTCACTCCTCCTCCGGTTTAAATTAAGCCCAAGCAGACGCCTTGTTAAGAACAAGTTGCTATAAAGGTGATTTATTTTAATTCAATTTGCTTCATTTTTCTTTCAAAAATCTCAAAATAATTTTTCTTAAATTCTTCATTCAAAAAACTTTTTCCAATCCAATCATTAACCTTTTCAGACTGTTTGAAAAATTCTTTATAGATATTATCCCTAACCTTATCAGCAATCCCCAAGCTCATAGCAAATTGATTAAAATCTACGCGCTTAATTTTTCTTTTTCGTCCTCCTAAAGTCAAAGCCAGATCTTCAATATCTTTTGGATAAATCAAATTTACATTCAACAAATCATAAGCAGGTGAAAACAAAATACCTTTATCCGTATGCATCAAAGAAAAATTCTTGAGATGCATATCGTTATTACCAGTAAGAAAGCTAAACAACACTAATCGGAAGTATTTAATCACATCTAATCCTGAGTTTGTAGTGTATTGCTTAATGATTTTTCCTACACGCTCGTACGAACTTTTATACTTCTGCTCAGTCAATAATTCAGAAAGCTGACAAAGATCTTCTACATGAATTTTTTCTCCCTTAACTCGATCGAAACGTTTCGTGATATAAGATAATTCGCCCATTGAAGTTCTAATTAAAGCATGTTCAGCAGTTTCAATTTTAAATAACCTAGCCAGGTGCATTGTCAAATCTTCTACCTCAGGCCATTACTTATCAATTTTATCAATCACCCCAACTTCCTTTCCGAACAAAGCCAATACATCATTCACCTTATCCAGACGAAGAGTTTTCTTACCTTGCTCCAAATCACGAACGAAATTCAACCCTACTCCAGCATTTAAGGCAAGTTCTTCTTGAGTTAAGCCCAATTCCTTTCGCTTAATTTTCACAAACACTCGTATTGTTTCCATTTTATATCCTTTCGAATATAAATATACAAAAAAACTTTAAATTATATGCAATCGGATATAATACCATGAACCACAGCCAAACTATATCCTTTCGGATATAGCCTATACCTTCCATCCCTATTGAACAAGAACACCGAATTCATGAAGTTTGAGGTATAGTCATCATGTACTTCAATTTTATCTAATATCCCACTTTTAAGGATGGTTACTTTTTTCTGAAATAAGTATTAAGTTATATGACAGGAATTTTAATAATACTTTTTCTTAGTCCCTACATAATCATCCCTTGGATCATAGCCTTCCTTTTCAAAAAGGGAAAAATTCAACCAGCTTTCCTCACTTATGTATTTACAACAATTATTATTATAGCTTACACTATATTTCTCCAGATATTACCTACTTTATCTTCTAGAAATGAAGATGGCTACGAATGTATACCACCAATTATAATTATCATAGTGCCACTGCTACCAATTAGCTTATTCGCACAATCTATCTTTAACATAAAAATTCGGAGATATGATAAATGAACCAAATAACTGGTACTACCAGCCTATCCCATAATCCTCGCCGTGATTACTCGAACCGCCCCACATACTTTTATGTTTCCAATCAAAGTAAATGGCATTAATTGGCCCGCTGGTTCTATCACTAAAACTCAATATATAACCCATTTTCTTTAATGCCTCCCTTGTTTCATGGGAAGTATTACTGTTTAACAAAATCTGGCCGGGTTTTGGCATTCTATCTTCAGTTTTAGTACCTCCCAAAGAAAGCCATAATTGATTTGTATTGATATTTGGTGCTTCTGCAGCCTGCTGTACATTCATTCCAAATTCTGTCATATCTAAAAAGAACTGCAATAAATTCTGATCCTGAGTATCTCCACCCTGCACAGCAGAAGACACATAAGGTTTACCGTCTTTTAAAGCTAAAGAAGGCGACAAGGTTACTCTTGGACGTTTACCAGGAGCTACAACATTGAAAGGATTAATTGCAGAATCCAAAACAAAACTTTGCATCCGCTGACTCATCCCTATTCCTGTATTTCCAGCAATACAAGCTGGTAGCCAGCCACCGCTAGGTGTTATAGAAACAACCCATCCTTCTTTATCTGCAGCTTCAACAGAAGTTGTGCCCAACCACAATCTCTCCTGATAGATATTATCTGGAGTATTATTGCTCATATCATGTTTAGGTGCAAAATTTCTTTTAGTGGTATCCAGTTCAAACCCTCTGGATTTAAGCAATTGCAGATAAGGGTTTACTTTGCCTTCATAAGGATAAGGATCACCAGGGCCAATATTAGGATTATTAGATTCAAAGCCGATCAATTTAGCTCTATCCTTAGCATATGCCTTACTCAATAGCCCCTGCATAGGTTCTTGCGGACTAAAATATGGATCTCCATAATAAAAATCACGGTCGGCGAATGCCAGATTCATGGCCTGATAAATGGTATGAATATATTTTGGTGTATTAAAACCCATCGCTTTGAGGTCAAAATTCTCCAGAATATTTAATGCCTGCAACATCACCGGCCCTTGTGTCCATTGCTTCAATTTGTAGACATCAATACCTTTATAGTTAACAGTTAATGGCTCCTCTTCTAATGGTTTCCATTTGGCCAGATCAGCCATCGTAATTAAACCTCCCTGCTCTTTGCTGCCTCTTACAAATTCTTGCGCAATATCTCCCTTATAAAAACGATCATAAGCAGCCATTAATGCCTCTTTTCTCGATTTTCCTCGTTTTAAAGCCGCTTTTTCGGCATCAACCAGCTTGGTTAAAGTGGCTAACAAGTCTTTCTGTTCAAAAATTTCACCAGTCTCAGGAGCTTCACGCTTTTCTCCTGGATGTGTCAAAAACACTTTCTTGCTATAAGGCCATTCTTTGATTTTGTCTTTTCCGCGTTCCATACTATTGGCAGCCTGCGCTTCTATTGGATAGCCTTTGGCCAATTCCATAGATGGACGCAATACCTGCTCCAATGTCATCGTACCATAATTAGCCAGCATATAAATCAACCCTCCAACTGTTCCGGGTGTTGTTGCGGCCAATGCTCCATATTCTGGTGGGAAATTATAGCCTTTTGCTTTAAAAAATGCTGGTGTAGCACCTGTAGGCGCAACTCCCATCGCATTAATAGCAATAACTTTTTTGGTATGAGGATTATATAAAAGAACCTGCGTTTCGCCTCCCCAACTTAATGTATCCCACATGGTACAGGTTGCTCCCAGCATAGCACAGGCAGCATCTACTGCATTACCTCCTTGTTGAAAAATCATGGACCCTGCAGTTGCAGCCAAAGGCTTTCCAGTGATGGCCATCCAGTTTTGACCATGTAAAACAGGTTTTTGAGTTTGCTGCGCTGCTACAGGTTGAGCAAGGCATAAAGAAGAAATAGCGAGGGAGGTTAGTAGTCTTTTCATATAAGTTCAGATAACAATATCTATAATATTTGCGTCTTTTGGAAGTTCGAAAAATTCCAGAAACTCAATGGATCTTTTTGGGACTACCTTGAGATAACTGTATTTTGGTCATGTGTTAGAAGCCACTTTCTCTTTTCTTTTACAATTATATAAGTTTTTATTTGTCGCTCATTAGTATGTAACTTTCCATCTGGTGTTGTAAAATTACCCATTTTATGAATCACATTAGCTATCGCAACTGTTGGCGATATAAAGTAAATAGCAATACTTTCAGTTTTCATAGAAACTCCCTTTAAAAATCCCTGATGAACTGCTCTTACTTCTTTTAACACATTCTCTCGCCCAATAGAAATTCCTCCATTAGGGTTTAAATGCTGCCAATCCTTAGTTGTATATAAATTAGCTTTTTTAAAACTCCCGTCATTGAAGTCCTCTTGAAAATCACTTACAACCTTAGCAACTGAAGTTTTGTCGTTAGATGTTTGTCCAAAGCTGACACAAGCTGTAAAACTTATCATTATAAAAAACAATGTAGATTTCATATTTTTCCTATTAAATGTTTAATATTTTATTTGTGTATACACAACGTGTTCAATTAAGCTAAGGCTATATATATTTTTGAGACCCTAAACTATAACAAAAATAATGATTCTTGAAGTTAGTTTCTGAGTAATCCCCGGGTGCTAAGCTTGCCAGTATCCGGATGTCGCAACGCAGGATAGAAATCAATATTACTGGTTTCTGATGAAAAAGCTGCATCTTTCACTAAAAGGAACTCCGTTGCTTTGAGTTCTTCAATCGGTTTCGTCTTGATTTCCCTAATCAGTAGTTTTTTGCCCTGTAATTTCACCTGCCGGGTTTTCTGTTTGTACGCCTTGCTATTGCACTTTAATGAGCAAAACCGGGTTACCGTTGTCTTACCAATAAAGTCATTTCCGCAGTATTCACAGATCAATTTGATCGATATATTTGAACTCACCTGAAATAAGTTAAATACATACAAAAGTATGTAGAGGTGTTTAAAGGCGAAAAGCAAAAACCCCTCTGAAGCATATTTCAGAGGGGTTTTCTATATTTCTATTTCGTGTTATTTTGTATGTTTATTTCCCAATACAGAAAGTCATCAGCCAATCATTATCAATAAGTTATATTAAATACTCTGAAAACTGTAATATAGTTAGGTAGAGAATATGAAAATAAAGGTAACAAATAGAAATGGGCTCAAAATTTATGAAATAACAAGTCCAATCTTTAACCCTAGTTTTTCCTTAAAATCATCGGGAATATCATTCCAATGAACCGTCAAAATATCAACAAGTTGTTCTCCATTAATTAGTCCTATTCTAGGAAACCCCGACTCATTAGCAATTTCTTGTGCTCTTTTTTGAAACTCTGCTGTGGTAATAAATGCTCCTTGTCCTCCTGATGGAATATTTGACCTTAAATTTTTTACTACATTATGATTTATTTTGGAGCCAAGTTTATATCTCTTAGCCTGAACAAAAATTTTGATCTTGGCTAATCCAGAAACATCCAATTCACCAGTTGCATCTACTCCCCCATCTCCTACTTTCCCCTTATGTTCTGAACCTTCAAAACCTAACGCTGATAAAATATGAGTAACTAAAATTTCAAATTCTTTATCGTCTAATTCTAATATTCTGTTTAGAACTAATTTATAATAATCAAGCTTAACTTCCTGTGTGCAGCAATAAAGTAAGGTGTAGTGTTCTTGAATGGCTAATAATATTTGTGGCGATATCCAATCGGAGTACTTTTCCTTCAAAAACATTTATTGAGAGTTCCTTACTAAGTTTACATATACCATTGTAAAGATCATCTTTAAAAGCTGTTTTTAAATTAGTGCCAAAAATATATGCTGTAAGGCTTCCTGTTATATAAACACCTCTTTCCTTTATTGATAGGAAAAAGTCTTTGTAGTGACCTGTTGTAACTATTAATTCTCCCGTTTCATTATAGGTATATTTTTTGTCAGTCAATATTGTTTGAAGTGATTGAACATAATTATGAGGAAGTTGATCTTTTTCTATGAATGTTTTTAATGAATCTATCATATAAGTTTTTTTTATATTATTCTACTTGCCGTTCAGTAGCATTTTGAATTCGTAAAGGAATTTACGTTCACCTTTCTCGCCTAAATCTGCTAAAAGTTTCAAGAGCTTATTTACATCTATCGTTATACCATTATAGTTGGCTTGGTCGTTAACTTGGTCGTTTATTGGAAATGTCATCCTGGTAAAATTTT
This is a stretch of genomic DNA from Candidatus Pedobacter colombiensis. It encodes these proteins:
- a CDS encoding cation diffusion facilitator family transporter, encoding MEHNHSDHNHEGHRYSHVPKITSLNKAFGVGIILNLTYVLIQIVIGLKINSLSLLSDAGHNFLDVAGLALAMLAFKLSKSKATEIYTYGWKKASILISLVNGVVLLISIGAIGYEAIFRFQNPQPLPGVMIAVIAGIGIIINGVSAFMFFRDKDQDINVKAAFLHLASDALVSLGLVAGGIIIYYTHLYWVDPLLSLIICGVIIVSTWNLLRDSLRLSLDGVPNGIELQKVKEVILNIEGVKGFHHLHIWAISTSQNALTGHLVVANEFSNDQVLVLKNKIKDELAHLSIQHVTLETEVKDCNNEDCGAG
- the chrA gene encoding chromate efflux transporter, whose product is MNQEESAKLRLKEVAVLFLKLGCIGFGGPAVHIAMMEEEVVRKRKWLTHEYFLDLIGATNLIPGPNSTEMTMHIGQERAGWKGLVIAGLCFILPAVIISGVIAFAYQKYGKLPEVEPFLYGIKPAIISVVIAMMISLVRKALKSFELGLIGVVAVILAIYGFNDIYILFGGGLVGLLIQVIKDRKNTVQSLLPLIILPAYAASSNGFNWKVFWIFLKIGAILYGSGYVLFAFLDTELVKTGLLSKQELIDAIAVGQVTPGPVFSSATFIGWQLGGLMGAVAATIGIFLPSFLFVAFLTPLILKLRESKIMSAFLDTINMVSIALIITVCIEMGKASIVDWRTIFIAVVGFLISIKFKYLNSAFVILGGAGLGFVLSLI
- a CDS encoding DoxX family protein, with the translated sequence MNNLFKVSPVPTIYARVIVGLIFLSEGIQKFIRPDEVGAGRFLKIGFHDAAFWAHFTGVFEILCGLLLLLGLLTRVATIPLLVIMIVAFITTKYPILIDKGFWSMAHEYRTDFAMTILLIFLLKYGGGKNSIDHLIYYAKKQE
- a CDS encoding HipA domain-containing protein translates to MTMHLARLFKIETAEHALIRTSMGELSYITKRFDRVKGEKIHVEDLCQLSELLTEQKYKSSYERVGKIIKQYTTNSGLDVIKYFRLVLFSFLTGNNDMHLKNFSLMHTDKGILFSPAYDLLNVNLIYPKDIEDLALTLGGRKRKIKRVDFNQFAMSLGIADKVRDNIYKEFFKQSEKVNDWIGKSFLNEEFKKNYFEIFERKMKQIELK
- a CDS encoding type II toxin-antitoxin system Y4mF family antitoxin, with translation METIRVFVKIKRKELGLTQEELALNAGVGLNFVRDLEQGKKTLRLDKVNDVLALFGKEVGVIDKIDK
- a CDS encoding gamma-glutamyltransferase, whose protein sequence is MKRLLTSLAISSLCLAQPVAAQQTQKPVLHGQNWMAITGKPLAATAGSMIFQQGGNAVDAACAMLGATCTMWDTLSWGGETQVLLYNPHTKKVIAINAMGVAPTGATPAFFKAKGYNFPPEYGALAATTPGTVGGLIYMLANYGTMTLEQVLRPSMELAKGYPIEAQAANSMERGKDKIKEWPYSKKVFLTHPGEKREAPETGEIFEQKDLLATLTKLVDAEKAALKRGKSRKEALMAAYDRFYKGDIAQEFVRGSKEQGGLITMADLAKWKPLEEEPLTVNYKGIDVYKLKQWTQGPVMLQALNILENFDLKAMGFNTPKYIHTIYQAMNLAFADRDFYYGDPYFSPQEPMQGLLSKAYAKDRAKLIGFESNNPNIGPGDPYPYEGKVNPYLQLLKSRGFELDTTKRNFAPKHDMSNNTPDNIYQERLWLGTTSVEAADKEGWVVSITPSGGWLPACIAGNTGIGMSQRMQSFVLDSAINPFNVVAPGKRPRVTLSPSLALKDGKPYVSSAVQGGDTQDQNLLQFFLDMTEFGMNVQQAAEAPNINTNQLWLSLGGTKTEDRMPKPGQILLNSNTSHETREALKKMGYILSFSDRTSGPINAIYFDWKHKSMWGGSSNHGEDYGIGW
- a CDS encoding SgcJ/EcaC family oxidoreductase, producing the protein MKSTLFFIMISFTACVSFGQTSNDKTSVAKVVSDFQEDFNDGSFKKANLYTTKDWQHLNPNGGISIGRENVLKEVRAVHQGFLKGVSMKTESIAIYFISPTVAIANVIHKMGNFTTPDGKLHTNERQIKTYIIVKEKRKWLLTHDQNTVISR
- a CDS encoding restriction endonuclease, with the translated sequence MKEKYSDWISPQILLAIQEHYTLLYCCTQEVKLDYYKLVLNRILELDDKEFEILVTHILSALGFEGSEHKGKVGDGGVDATGELDVSGLAKIKIFVQAKRYKLGSKINHNVVKNLRSNIPSGGQGAFITTAEFQKRAQEIANESGFPRIGLINGEQLVDILTVHWNDIPDDFKEKLGLKIGLVIS